The following are from one region of the Carassius auratus strain Wakin chromosome 13, ASM336829v1, whole genome shotgun sequence genome:
- the LOC113112891 gene encoding monoacylglycerol lipase ABHD12-like — MKRKIIQSEKRDTSAGRLQQSGQKPKDLNVHARSQWQWTWTNMFLLSLCIFSASIPFLLHIFSASIDLSRPSDIGLNHTINMYLTPEQGVRVGVWHTVPEHRWKEAQGKDLDWYEKALGDGSPIFIYLHGNGGNRSAPHRIGIANVLSAVGYHVLVMDYRGFGDSTGEPTEAGLTTDAVYLYHWVKARSGNSLVCVWGHSLGSGVTTNTAVKLLEQGKQFDGIILEGAFLTGRVARDQRMEHPFTWFYWKFPYIQFYLFNPLKNNILVFPTDENLQKLQTPLMILHSEDDHLIPIAIAQEIYRTAKKAQNSDKRVKLVTFDGSLGYLHNGLYKDSGLPNIIREFVESLMT, encoded by the exons TTTAAACGTGCATGCAAG ATCGCAATGGCAATGGACGTGGACTAACATGTTCCTACTTTCTCTCTGCATCTTCTCTGCATCAATACCATTTCTTCTGCATATCTTCTCTG CCTCTATTGACCTCAGCCGACCATCAGATATAGGGCTCAATCACACTATAAACATGTACCTCACACCTGAACAGGGGGTGAGGGTGGGCGTGTG gCACACTGTACCCGAACATAGATGGAAGGAGGCGCAGGGAAAGGATCTGGACTGGTATGAGAAAGCTCTGGGGGACGGATCGCCCATTTTCATTTACCTCCATGGCAATGGGGGCAACAG ATCTGCACCCCATCGAATTGGAATTGCAAAT GTCTTGAGTGCTGTTGGATATCATGTTTTGGTGATGGACTACAGAG GTTTTGGGGACTCCACTGGTGAGCCTACAGAGGCCGGTCTGACTACTGATGCTGTGTACTTGTACCACTGGGTTAAGGCACGCAGTGGAAACAgcctggtgtgtgtgtggggtcacTCGCTTGGTAGTGG TGTTACGACTAACACTGCAGTGAAATTACTGGAGCAAG GAAAACAGTTTGATGGAATTATACTTGAGGGTGCATTCCTAACTGGACGGGTGGCAAGAGATCAACGGATGGAACACCCTTTTACATGG TTTTATTGGAAATTCCCATACATTCAGTTCTACCTTTTCAATCcacttaaaaacaacattttagtcTTTCCAACTGATGAGAA TTTGCAGAAACTTCAAACTCCCCTCATGATTCTGCATTCTGAAGATGACCATCTAATTCCCATTGCCATAGCTCAAGAG ATCTACAGAACTGCAAAAAAGGCCCAGAACTCGGATAAGCGAGTCAAACTGGTAACATTTGATGGATCGCTTGGATACCTTCATAATGGGCTGTATAAAGACTCTGGGTTGCCAAATATCATAAG GGAGTTTGTGGAGTCACTGATGacatga